One genomic window of Fusarium verticillioides 7600 chromosome 2, whole genome shotgun sequence includes the following:
- a CDS encoding dipeptidyl-peptidase III: MSYKRSRTTYEADLNAPFATFGTPLPDDPDARDDGSFVPVWKQEVRDERGRKRLHGAFTGGWSAGYFNTVGSKEGWTPSTFVSSRNNRHKDAKTQSQQRPEDYMDEEDLADAAEAQKVQTSQAFAGLGSSSQDPNTGGLMGLLRAEGDTMGLKLLRRMGWKDGQGIGPKIRRSARLELGDKSPQSAETHLFAPGNAKMIQFVRKNDRKGLGHDGETKLSSLNPITSAADEEDDDEDNFHDNGLRDSSLLSQKSKAKPGRGGIGVGILNDNGSDEEDPYEMGPKIRYNRVMGGDKKKKKSKKATAAINPALKNAPVFVSRTARAGNGLGRCHDGRLPLDGFVLAKLAEDLSDLFLEYAPPPVPEGWMSSKSPTDRANPSDYKSAADAAKASTHDAKSRAALLGEKSLPGKSVFDYITSSARDRLAAASGNENLPQGLGEVPEGFNMTEEERQQQVWDEAPPLDRETAIAAISRGSSGPYADNEEKKARYRTYLEHFATGSQPLPYKPKGMTFDDFARELSEFHNCARIFKPMTGFMASRFTTAKKPTVVSANGSETDLVSKPEPKIADPAEEAAKIGMYGQMTRTVEDFYPTRLLCKRFNVRPPAHSQAEAEAEPGSGTISRDGGSGPMEDVKINTPFSARGIKSIEGAPANTTTPAPEPEPAIDPHKNEAVEGKTAHDEVLRAIFGDTAILSEFQEAGIGPSVSLEKKTPSPDSSRPPSTRTTSSHHREPTPDDLKSAKEPESHILLSRDQSPPPQYPASEPSTSRPPPFSSLFTSPPHDAHERPDKFVAFTAHSPCEAEASGSAAPAYESSSPREALPFDPDQSTTAFRDPVAETKRALPRDTKGDSSRKDDDAEPPPAYSEEGDSPLSTFSFLMAAAGGAASIITQVQQGGPPVSTLGDVGADETIAMDLRGTRFYLSRDELLTLPEFVLLSLFPNGLFPEGQMGGFADGDAVQVDYDPASLQYMLDFFRDVAQSIPTDGSPNASQDEDTPSLGTSRDDSKRAGIIVLREDLDFYAIPPRADIGPLDMIAVKRAAAEALQQQNGIFSGLKRSDEPGTTEAHLIEMLTAGGFNHDDRWGHRAGEPNKAVICSLALARLRSDIRGNEMGTNAVGMAQKLLLFWRKPARRCWWEGVELDNVAGVEGKLKVWIRRVWTLEMSVIGLR, encoded by the exons ATGTCATATAAACGCTCCCGTACGACCTACGAAGCCGATCTCAATGCACCCTTTGCAACTTTCGGCACTCCTTTGCCCGATGACCCTGACGCTCGAGATGATGGCTCCTTCGTTCCAGTATGGAAGCAGGAGGTGAGGGATGAGAGAGGTCGAAAACGCCTCCACGGTGCATTTACAGGCGGATGGAGCGCAGG TTACTTCAATACTGTCGGATCCAAGGAGGGATGGACACCGTCGACTTTCGTTTCGAGTAGAAACAACCGCCACAAAGATGCCAAAACCCAATCCCAACAACGACCAGAAGACTacatggatgaggaggacctTGCCGATGCGGCCGAAGCCCAGAAAGTCCAGACTTCTCAAGCAtttgctggtcttggttcCTCCAGTCAGGACCCCAATACCGGCGGCTTGATGGGCTTGCTGAGGGCTGAAGGAGATACCATGGGACTGAAGCTGTTGCGGCGCATGGGATGGAAAGACGGACAAGGCATTGGCCCCAAGATTCGGAGAAGCGCCCGGCTTGAGCTAGGGGATAAAAGCCCCCAGTCTGCTGAAACACATTTGTTTGCGCCTGGCAATGCAAAAATGATTCAGTTTGTTCGCAAGAACGATCGAAAGGGACTGGGCCATGACGGAGAAACCAAGTTGTCGAGTCTGAATCCTATCACGTCCGcggcagatgaggaagacgacgacgaagacaatTTCCACGATAATGGTCTCCGGGATTCCTCTTTGCTCTCACAGAAATCTAAGGCTAAACCTGGCCGAGGCGGGATAGGAGTGGGCATCTTGAATGACAATGGCtccgatgaggaagatccTTACGAAATGGGACCGAAGATCAGATACAATCGTGTCATGGGCGgtgataaaaagaaaaagaagtcgaagaaagCAACGGCAGCAATTAACCCTGCTCTGAAAAATGCGCCGGTTTTTGTGTCTCGAACTGCTCGAGCTGGTAATGGTCTTGGAcggtgtcatgatgggcgatTACCGCTCGATGGGTTTGTACTCGCCAAACTTGCAGAAGACTTATCCGACCTCTTTTTGGAATACGCACCGCCTCCGGTTCCAGAAGGATGGATGTCTTCAAAATCTCCCACAGACCGAGCCAATCCCTCAGATTACAAGTCAGCAGCGGATGCCGCGAAGGCATCGACCCATGATGCAAAGTCTAGAGCAGCccttcttggagagaagagtCTACCTGGAAAATCGGTCTTCGATTATATCACGAGCTCAGCACGCGATAgacttgctgctgcttccgGGAACGAAAATCTACCTCAAGGTTTGGGAGAGGTCCCAGAAGGATTCAATATGACAGAAGAGGAACGACAGCAACAGGTATGGGATGAAGCACCCCCGCTGGATCGTGAGACAGCTATTGCAGCTATCTCTCGAGGCTCTTCTGGACCTTACGCAGACaatgaagagaaaaaggcgCGGTATAGAACTTATCTGGAGCATTTTGCAACAGGCAGCCAACCGCTCCCGTACAAACCCAAGGGCATGACGTTTGACGACTTTGCCAGGGAATTATCGGAATTCCACAATTGCGCGAGAATCTTCAAACCGATGACAGGGTTTATGGCATCTCGATTCACTACGGCGAAGAAACCAACAGTCGTCTCAGCAAACGGATCTGAGACAGATCTGGTGTCGAAGCCCGAACCAAAGATCGcagatccagcagaagaGGCAGCCAAAATTGGCATGTATGGGCAAATGACTCGAACAGTCGAAGACTTTTATCCAACAAGACTATTGTGCAAGCGGTTCAACGTCAGACCGCCCGCGCACTCTCAAGCAGAGGCGGAGGCAGAACCTGGCTCCGGGACGATAAGTCGTGATGGAGGTTCAGGACCTATGGAAGATGTGAAGATAAACACACCATTCTCGGCTCGAGGCATCAAGTCAATCGAAGGAGCCCCGgcaaacacaacaacaccagcacctgAACCGGAGCCCGCCATTGATCCGCATAAGAATGAAGCAGTTGAGGGTAAGACCGCACATGATGAAGTTCTTCGGGCAATATTTGGAGATA CCGCCATCCTGTCTGAATTTCAGGAAGCTGGAATTGGACCATCAGTgtccttggagaagaagacgccgTCACCAGACTCATCGAGACCGCCAAGCACGCGAACAACATCAAGTCATCATCGCGAACCGACCCCCGACGACCTCAAATCCGCTAAAGAACCGGAATCACACATTCTTTTGAGTCGCGATCAATCACCTCCCCCACAGTATCCCGCCTCCGAACCTTCAACCTCTCGTCCTCCCCCCTTCTCGTCGCTCTTTACCTCCCCGCCGCACGACGCTCACGAGCGTCCCGACAAATTCGTCGCTTTTACTGCTCATTCTCCTTGCGAAGCAGAGGCATCAGGCTCAGCCGCACCAGCATACGAATCTTCTTCACCTAGAGAAGCTCTCCCCTTTGACCCGGATCAAAGCACCACTGCATTCCGCGATCCAGTCGCAGAGACCAAGCGCGCGCTTCCTCGGGATACCAAGGGAGATTCCAGTCGCAAAGACGACGACGCAGAACCGCCTCCGGCTTATTCAGAAGAGGGTGACAGTCCCCTTTCCACATTCTCTTTCCTAATGGCTGCCGCAGGAGGAGCTGCGAGTATTATTACTCAGGTGCAACAGGGCGGGCCGCCTGTTAGCactcttggagatgttggtgcCGATGAGACGATTGCCATGGATCTAAG GGGCACAAGGTTTTATCTCTCTAGGGACGAGCTGCTTACTTTGCCCGAGTTTGTGCTGCTATCTTTGTTCCCCAACGGATTATTCCCTGAGGGCCAAATGGGCGGCTTTGCAGACGGCGATGCAGTGCAAGTCGAC TACGACCCAGCTTCACTTCAGTACATGCTTGACTTCTTTAGGGACGTAGCACAATCTATCCCCACAGATGGATCACCAAATGCGTCTCAGGATGAGGATACGCCTTCTCTCGGCACCTCGCGTGACGACTCTAAGCGAGCCGGTATCATTGTGTTGCGTGAGGACCTCGACTTTTATGCTATCCCTCCACGAGCGGATATTGGCCCGCTTGATATGATTGCCGTGAAACGGGCAGCTGCAGAGGctttgcagcagcagaacGGCATCTTTTCGGGTCTCAAGCGAAGCGATGAGCCGGGTACTACTGAGGCCCacttgatcgagatgctgaCGGCAGG TGGTTTCAACCATGATGATCGATGGGGTCACCGAGCTGGTGAGCCTAACAAGGCCGTCATCTGCAGTCTGGCTCTTGCCCGTCTACGCAGCGACATTCGGGGTAACGAGATGGGCACTAATGCTGTCGGTATGGCCCAGAagcttctgctcttctggcGTAAGCCTGCTCGGCGATGCTGGTGGGAGGGTGTCGAGCTTGATAATGTTGCAGGTGTCGAgggcaagctcaaggtctGGATCCGAAGAGTATGGACCCTCGAGATGAGTGTTATTGGCCTGCGCTAG